The sequence CTTCCGCCGACTCACCGTTCACATACGTTAAGGTGTAGTCTTCATCGCCGACACGAAGTACCGACTCAATCGGGTTCGAAATGTCCTTATAAAACGCTGCCACCGTATAGTTGTCGCCGTTATCTGCATAGTATTCAAAGCGTGCATCGTAGTTTTTTAAGTCACTGCTTTGCAGACCAGCCGTACCAAAGGTACGAATGTCAGTCACCGGGTCGTAGTAAGCCACCGGCACGGTTTCACGCAGATCCGGGCGGACAACCGTTTCACCATAACCAAAGCGAAGCTGATAATTGTCGTTCGCCATGTAGGTTAATGACAAGGCGGTATAAACATCGTCTTCCGAAATCGAACTATCGACAACGCGCTGAGGATTGAAGTAGTTATTCAAGTCCTGCTCATCAAAAATCAAGCTCGAGGTCGCCAAAGACACCTGTTTAAAGTCTTCGTAGCGAAGACCGCCGCTGACGCGCCAGGTATTGTCGAATATCACATCAAATTCACCGTAGTACGCGTCAATCTTCTGCGCCGCTAAATAGTCATCAGCGTTAGGTGCCCCCGGCTCACGGAAGGTAATACGAAAATCGTTTTCGTCGATGACCTCATCCGTCAAATAACCAGTCACCCCCAACACATTATCTAAGTCGTCCAGTACCGACAGGCGTGAACCCGAAGCGTTATCCAGACTAAAGCGACTAGTACTGTAATAGCGAGCCTTGTCCATAAAGTCGTAACCGGCTTTCAATTCCAGCTCAATACCGGACAACATAATTGGCAGAGAGAAATTACCGCCGTAAGACTTCACGTTGTCTTCCATGTCAACGAACTGGAAAATCGCCCGGTTGTCATCACCGGTGACCCGAGTCTCAGAGAAGGTACCGTCGGTATTATAAATATCATCAAAGCGATACGACACCTCGGTTGGAATATCCGTTTCCGCTTTTGACTCTGTGTACTGCCAGTCAAAGCCAACACCCCAGTAGTCCATGAAGGTGTGTTGCCCACGGAATTGGTCTACATCCAGAACACGTTCTTCATACTTGAATTCATGCTCTCGGTTAGCAATGCCGGTTCCGGCGATGGTCTTTAAGTTACTGCCGTTGGGGCTTTGCTTAATACCGAACTCGGACTCATCCTCTGAGTCTTCCAGATAAATTTTGGTGTAGCTGACGTTGTGGGTATCGAGCTGATAACCCGCTGTGAAGAAGCCGTTCAAGCGTTCCGTTTCTGTGGTTACAGTGGTTTCCGACAAGGTGTTGTAACAAGAATTCGACACATCTTCGGCGGTTTCAAGCGAGGTTGAACAGCCTGCTTCCGCGTTATTACTAATGACGGCATTACGACGCGCTGACGCATCCCAGTCATTGTCGTACGACGCTGCAGCTAACACACCGAAAGTACCGCCGAACCAGGACTCATCAAAGCTGTTACCCAAGGTCGCTTTTAAATCAAAGTTAGGGTCTAACGACTCTTTTTTAAGTACCATGTCACGCGGCAACTGCTTCGCTAACGACGCATTAATGGCACGCGCCTGATCACCGGCACTGGTGCCGTTACCGGTTAATCCGTCGGTATTAATAATATTACGCAAGCTAAAATCGCCTTCGTAAAGACCAATCGCGCTTTGAATACCTTCGGGAATACCCGAGTCGTTACGGTTATAGGTGTAACCTTCGTCGGCATTGCTGTTGAAACCCACACCCGCTTCTACGCTAAAAACAAAATCATTTGGCAGAGAGCGTGTGCGAATGTCGATGTTACCGCCACCAAAAGCAGCCGGCATTGACGGTGAAAACACCTTTTGTACCGCCATGCTTTCGATAATGGTCGACGGAATAATGTCCAGTGGCACCACATTGCGGGTTAAGTCCGGGCTGGGAATACTGGCACCGTTAATACGGGCACTAGAATAGCGTTCACCTAAGCCGCGAACATAGATGAATTTGCCGTCAACCAACGTCAAACCGGTGACGCGACGCAAAGCGGAAGCCGCGTCGCTGTCACCTGAGCGGGACAATTGCTCCGCACCTAAAATATCCGCTACGAAAGCCTGATTCTTACGTTCTTCAACAACCGCAGCGGCACTTCCCTGCAAGCGACTGCCGGTAGTCACCACTTCTTCAATGGTCGATTCACGCTCGATGTCAGCGTCTTCAGCTTGCTGAGCCAAGGTTACCGGACTGGTAGCGACCAGACCTAATCCAACCGCCAATGCAACAGGCTTGAGTTTGTAGTGATTTTTCATAACCAACTCCTACACTAAAATCGGAAAATAGGCGCAACCTGTGTGCGCCTATTCATTGACCTGCAACTCAACTTAGTCCTGCTCAGAGGCGGTTACGGCATTGTCTACCCACTGATACCATTCAGAGCTGGTGTCGTCGTTCGACAATGCACCGATGAAGTCAACCGCGGTAAAGAAGTCGTCATTCAGTCCGGTTAAGTCATTTGCCGTAATCGTGATAGATGACGACATGTCAGTTGAAATACTGTCATCGTTCAGTACCGTTGCTGAA comes from Idiomarina sp. X4 and encodes:
- a CDS encoding TonB-dependent receptor domain-containing protein, which codes for MKNHYKLKPVALAVGLGLVATSPVTLAQQAEDADIERESTIEEVVTTGSRLQGSAAAVVEERKNQAFVADILGAEQLSRSGDSDAASALRRVTGLTLVDGKFIYVRGLGERYSSARINGASIPSPDLTRNVVPLDIIPSTIIESMAVQKVFSPSMPAAFGGGNIDIRTRSLPNDFVFSVEAGVGFNSNADEGYTYNRNDSGIPEGIQSAIGLYEGDFSLRNIINTDGLTGNGTSAGDQARAINASLAKQLPRDMVLKKESLDPNFDLKATLGNSFDESWFGGTFGVLAAASYDNDWDASARRNAVISNNAEAGCSTSLETAEDVSNSCYNTLSETTVTTETERLNGFFTAGYQLDTHNVSYTKIYLEDSEDESEFGIKQSPNGSNLKTIAGTGIANREHEFKYEERVLDVDQFRGQHTFMDYWGVGFDWQYTESKAETDIPTEVSYRFDDIYNTDGTFSETRVTGDDNRAIFQFVDMEDNVKSYGGNFSLPIMLSGIELELKAGYDFMDKARYYSTSRFSLDNASGSRLSVLDDLDNVLGVTGYLTDEVIDENDFRITFREPGAPNADDYLAAQKIDAYYGEFDVIFDNTWRVSGGLRYEDFKQVSLATSSLIFDEQDLNNYFNPQRVVDSSISEDDVYTALSLTYMANDNYQLRFGYGETVVRPDLRETVPVAYYDPVTDIRTFGTAGLQSSDLKNYDARFEYYADNGDNYTVAAFYKDISNPIESVLRVGDEDYTLTYVNGESAEVYGVEFEWLHDLGYLANGFFTSGNLTWSDSEASIDPALAGNLTNPTKRMTGHSEYVANFQLNYDSANGEHSTSLVYNVFGERILAAGVGGRDDAYEQPFHSLDLVYNYYPNFNSKIGLKVKNLLGEDQEVNQSGILVRSKEVGTVISLSYSYEF